A genome region from Nymphalis io chromosome Z, ilAglIoxx1.1, whole genome shotgun sequence includes the following:
- the LOC126780612 gene encoding uncharacterized protein LOC126780612: MKCAKLHLQDRSKIKTNKTNNEKPRRFCQKRMVNPEHEEDPRWTDVYERFYCNDHENCDLNETNDSVGTHQNREDLFLTVQNLQFQGDVDQSRRSRTYFKYKKLPDSQKHRMFIKQIIDDSYQTDVARSSILSDYAENYTKYFSNNDQSRPSSSKSSIILYYSNNKCKENKSTQVDLRNGQQKKKIKFEKVKNFKKRVVKSAANEDLKHTQCENNDDDTKIVYHRCGKRKSLTISRAESPATVQVIRVDVVCNYSCSSTMSDYDESKKEHSTLDTEQDDKETEIVKSKRSHLPKKYVLTNTIKTLDETVTGGKVTLLCKTFKLADRTKTSLDRKPNDSFTTVRPNTSKVIKK; encoded by the exons ATGAAATGCGCTAAACTACATCTTCAAGACAGATCTAAGATAAAGACAAACAAGACGAATAATGAGAAGCCTAGGAGATTCTGTCAGAAACGTATGGTTAATCCGGAACACGAAGAAGACCCTCGTTGGACTGATGTTTatgaaag ATTCTATTGTAATGATCACGAGAACTgtgatttaaatgaaacaaatgaCAGCGTAGGAACTCACCAAAACCGGGAGGATTTGTTCCTTACAGTCCAAAACTTACAGTTTCAAGGGGATGTCGATCAAAGTAGGAGATCTAGAACttactttaaatacaaaaaattaccCGACAGCCAAAAGCATcgaatgtttataaaacaaattattgatgATTCATATCAAACTGATGTGGCGCGGTCTTCAATTCTCAGCGATTACGCCGAGAACTACACgaaatatttttcgaataaCGACCAATCAAGACCGTCATCTAGTAAATCTAGTATTATTTTGTACTACTCAAATAAcaaatgtaaagaaaataaatcgaCGCAAGTTGACTTGAGAAATGGTCaacagaagaaaaaaataaaatttgagaaggtaaaaaattttaaaaagcgtGTCGTCAAATCAGCTGCTAATGAAGATCTTAAGCACACACAATGTGAAAATAACGATGATGATACAAAAATCGTATATCACAGATGTGGAAAAAGAAAAAGTCTTACAATTTCAAGGGCAGAAAGTCCGGCTACAGTTCAGGTTATTCGAGTGGATGTTGTCTGTAATTACAGTTGTAGCTCTACAATGTCTGATTACGATGAAAGTAAAAAAGAACATAGCACTCTTGACACAGAACAGGACGATAAGGAAACTGAAATAGTGAAATCAAAAAGATCTCATTTAcctaaaaaatatgttttaactaATACCATCAAAACCTTAGACGAGACTGTTACAGGCGGAAAAGTCACATTGTTGTGTAAGACCTTTAAACTGGCTGATCGCACAAAAACATCCTTGGACAGAAAACCGAACGATTCATTTACTACTGTAAGACCAAATACgagtaaagtaattaaaaagtaa